The Benincasa hispida cultivar B227 chromosome 9, ASM972705v1, whole genome shotgun sequence genome has a segment encoding these proteins:
- the LOC120084550 gene encoding transcription factor MYB83, which yields ISRKPGDSTAANIRLRKGLWSPEEDEKLMRYMISNGQGCWTDIARNAGLLRCGKSCRLRWINYLRPDLKRGAFSPQEEQLILHLHSLLGNRWSQIAARLPGRTDNEIKNFWNSTLKKRMKNRNYNINPSPNLSQSSEPRTSSSFGEQLSSSEPSLFPTLLDNNQSLYNTFGGGGAMEEGYSGDFTTTILEPAEFVRDFYDFSHLPPLGNADIIIEEIKVSSINIQENNHQFNNEMSFKVEDMFGNNCQNQLQDNFKIGAWDFDPFILDFQID from the exons atatcgaGGAAGCCAGGTGATTCCACCGCCGCCAACATCCGGCTGAGGAAAGGCCTTTGGTCGCCGGAGGAGGACGAGAAGTTGATGAGATATATGATCTCCAACGGCCAAGGCTGCTGGACCGACATTGCCCGAAACGCCGGCCTCCTCCGCTGCGGCAAGAGCTGCCGCCTCCGCTGGATTAACTATCTCCGCCCTGACCTTAAACGTGGAGCTTTCTCTCCTCAAGAGGAGCAACTCATTCTACATTTGCATTCTCTTCTTGGCAATAG GTGGTCTCAAATAGCAGCTCGTCTTCCGGGACGTACGGATAATGAAATAAAGAATTTCTGGAACTCCACGTTgaaaaagagaatgaagaaTCGTAATTACAATATTAACCCTTCTCCAAACCTAAGCCAATCATCCGAACCTAGAACTAGTAGCAGCTTCGGAGAGCAGCTAAGTTCATCCGAACCATCATTATTTCCAACATTATTGGACAACAACCAATCACTATACAACACGTTTGGTGGTGGTGGTGCAATGGAAGAGGGTTATTCTGGGGATTTCACCACAACAATATTAGAGCCTGCGGAATTTGTGAGGGACTTTTATGACTTTTCACACCTTCCTCCACTTGGAaatgcagacattattattgAAGAGATTAAGGTATCATCCATAAACATACAAGAAAACAACCATCAATTTAATAATGAAATGAGTTTTAAGGTTGAGGATATGTTTGGAAATAATTGTCAAAACCAACTTcaagataattttaaaattggagCTTGGGATTTTGACCCTTTCATCCTTGATTTccaaattgattaa